The Prosthecomicrobium sp. N25 genome contains the following window.
ATGGACTTCAGGGAGACGATCGGCTTGGCGCTGGCGCTCATCAGGACGGACTGCTCGACTCGCAACGGGACGGCGGGCGCCGGGACGCCCGCCGCTACCTATACCGGACATCAGCCGCCGGCGAGCTTCTTCTTCACGTCGAGCCCGACGCCCTTGCAGACGTACTTGGTGGTGAACGACTTGGTGTAGTCGACGCCCGCGTCGACCACCTTGGCGCCCGCCATCTTGTCGTAGAAGGACTTGTGCTGCGCGTCGATCATGCAGCCGATGCCCTTGGCGAGAGCCTCGCCGGACTCGACGATGCCGAACTCCTTCATCTTTGCGATCGAGAAGGCGAGCTGCGCGTCCGTCATCTCGGGGTTGTCCTTCTTGATCAGCGCGTTGGCGGCCTTGTTGTCGCCGTAGAGATAATTGTACCAGCCGATGATGGAGGCATCGACGAAGCGCTGGACCATGTCGGACTTGGTGTCCACCAGCTTCTGGGTCGTCTCGATCGTGGTCGAATAGGTGTCGAAGCCGTTGTCGGCGAGCAGGAACATCTTCGGCTTCCAGCCGGCCTGCTTCTCGACCTCGAAGGGCTCGGAGGTGATGTAGCCCTGCTGCGCCGACTTCTTGTCGGCGATGAAGGGCGCAGGGTTGAAGGTATAGGGCTTGTACTGCTCGTCCTTGAAGCCCGGATACGCTACCTTCATCCACTGGAAGAAGGTGATGAAGCCGTCCTTGCCCATGAAGATGGTGGGCAGCTTGGCGAGGTCGGCGAACTTCTCCACCCCCGAATCCGGATGCGCCATCAGCATCTGCGGATCCTTCTGGAAGATCGCCGCGACGACGATCGTCGGGATTCCCTGCTTCACCGAGTCGATCGACTGCAGCATGTTGCCGCCCATGTAGAAGTCGATCTGGCCGGCGACCAGCAGCGTTCGGTTCGCCGCCTGCGGACCGCCCTGGCGGATCGTCACGTCGAGCCCGTACTTCTTGTAGGTCCCGTCCGCGACCGCCTGGTAGTATCCGCCGTGCTCGGCCTGGGCGAGCCAATTGGTGCCGAAGGTCACCTTGTCCTGCGCCGCCGCGCCCGTCGCCGCACCGGCCACCAGGCCTGCCGCCGCCACGATCCGCAAGCCGACCGCCTTCCATCCCATCGTCATGACGCTCTCCTTCAGGCCCTGCCCGCTCGTGGCCCGGGCGGGCCTGCGGGTCGTTCGGGTGTGGTGGCGACCCGTCGCAAGTGTCGTGCCACGGGTCCGTCCCAGTACGTCTTTTCCCCGAGCGCGGATGCCGAGGCGCCGCCGCGCAAATGGGCAAGCCGCGGCCGGACGTGCCGGTCCGACCGAGCTGATGGAAGCGCATGCTCTGCGAGAAGGCAATTGATTATCCTTTGTGCAAGCCCAGAGGGCGCCTGCCTGCGCTCCACCTTGTCGAGTCCGGCCCCGCCCTCCTAATCTCCGCCGTCCCCCTCCTCCGTTTCCCCAGGCCGCCTCATGTCGAAGACGCCCCTCCAGCCTGCCGCGATCCGTGCGCCCTTCGCGCGCTACAGCCACGGCATCGAGCTCGCGCCCGGCGCGCGCACGGTCTTCGTCTCCGGCCAGCTCGGCGTGCGCGCCGACGACACCGTCCCGGAGAGCGTCGCCGACCAGGCCCACCTCTGCTTCGACAACATCGCCGCCATCCTGGCCGAGGCCGGGATGACCCTCGACGACGTCGTCCAGCTGCGCGCCTTCGTCACCGACCGGGCCTTCATGAGGGACTACATGGCCGTCCGCGACGCCCGCGTCGGCTCGCCCCCGCCCGCCTCGACCCTGGTCGTCGTCACCGGCTTCACCCGCCCCGAGATGAAGGTCGAGGTGGAGGTGATCGCCGCGCGGCTGCCGTGATACGGTGCGGTCGCGAGGTGTCTTGATGGCCGAGACCAAGTTCGAACGGATGGATCCCGAGACGTTCCTGGCGTGGGCGACGCGCCAGGAGGGGACTTACGAACTCGTCGACGGCATCCCGCGCGCCATGACCGGGGCCCGAAAGGGTCACGACCGGGCCGTCGTCCTGGGTTTGTCGTCGCTGTCGCGAAGGCTGGAGGGCAGCCCGTGCGAGCCCTTCACCGAGGCTCTCGCGATCAGTATCCCGAACGGCAACGTCCGCCGCCCCGACATCACGGTGGACTGCGGTCGTCCGGATGACGACTTGCTCTACGCGGACAGGCCGATTCTGGTCATCGAAGTCCTGAGCCCGTCGACACGGAGCGTCGATACGTTGCGCAAGGTCCTGGAGTACCAGCGCGTCGCCACGATCCAGTACATCCTGCTGATCGAGCCGGCCGAACCGGTCGGCATCCTGCATGCCCGGCAAGACGGGGGTTGGACCATGCAGGAATTCCTCGGCTATGACACCGTGATCGGCATGCCGGCGATCGGCCTCGACATCCCCTTGCGCGATTTCTATAGGACACGTGCCTGAATGCCCCTCTGGCTGAAAGACCCCATCGCCCTGCTCGCCGACGGCGCCGAGCGGGGCGTCGTGATCGACGGGCGGCGCATCGTCGAGCTCGTCGGCCGCGGGCGCGAACCGGCGAGCCCGGTGCACGAGGTCTTCGACGCTTCGCGCCACGTGGTCGTGCCCGGCCT
Protein-coding sequences here:
- a CDS encoding RidA family protein, with protein sequence MSKTPLQPAAIRAPFARYSHGIELAPGARTVFVSGQLGVRADDTVPESVADQAHLCFDNIAAILAEAGMTLDDVVQLRAFVTDRAFMRDYMAVRDARVGSPPPASTLVVVTGFTRPEMKVEVEVIAARLP
- a CDS encoding Uma2 family endonuclease, with translation MAETKFERMDPETFLAWATRQEGTYELVDGIPRAMTGARKGHDRAVVLGLSSLSRRLEGSPCEPFTEALAISIPNGNVRRPDITVDCGRPDDDLLYADRPILVIEVLSPSTRSVDTLRKVLEYQRVATIQYILLIEPAEPVGILHARQDGGWTMQEFLGYDTVIGMPAIGLDIPLRDFYRTRA
- a CDS encoding ABC transporter substrate-binding protein, giving the protein MTMGWKAVGLRIVAAAGLVAGAATGAAAQDKVTFGTNWLAQAEHGGYYQAVADGTYKKYGLDVTIRQGGPQAANRTLLVAGQIDFYMGGNMLQSIDSVKQGIPTIVVAAIFQKDPQMLMAHPDSGVEKFADLAKLPTIFMGKDGFITFFQWMKVAYPGFKDEQYKPYTFNPAPFIADKKSAQQGYITSEPFEVEKQAGWKPKMFLLADNGFDTYSTTIETTQKLVDTKSDMVQRFVDASIIGWYNYLYGDNKAANALIKKDNPEMTDAQLAFSIAKMKEFGIVESGEALAKGIGCMIDAQHKSFYDKMAGAKVVDAGVDYTKSFTTKYVCKGVGLDVKKKLAGG